A region from the Antennarius striatus isolate MH-2024 chromosome 22, ASM4005453v1, whole genome shotgun sequence genome encodes:
- the LOC137589543 gene encoding guanylin-like produces MKAALATIAVLVLALSPTPEAVQVEENGLSFSLEAVRRLQELSRSSAVAGEQSPRLLATSTPLCAEPLLPQEFVPLCKQRGASASLTRLAMVPMDVCEICAFAACTGC; encoded by the exons ATGAAGGCTGCTCTCGCCACCATCGCCGTCCTCGTCCTGGCTCTCAGCCCGACTCCTGAGGCTGTGCAGGTTGAA GAGAACGGGTTGTCTTTCTCACTGGAAGCTGTCAGGAGGCTTCAGGAGCTGTCAAGGAGCAGTGCTGTGGCAGGAGAGCAAAGCCCTCGCCTCCTGGCCACCTCCACGCCCCTCTGTGCTGAACCTCTGCTCCCCCAGGAGTTTGTGCCCCTGTGTAAGCAGAGAGGAGCTTCTGCATCACTCACCAGACTGG cgATGGTCcccatggatgtgtgtgagatCTGTGCCTTTGCCGCCTGCACCGGCTGCTAA